From the genome of Xiphophorus hellerii strain 12219 chromosome 11, Xiphophorus_hellerii-4.1, whole genome shotgun sequence, one region includes:
- the LOC116728147 gene encoding uncharacterized protein LOC116728147 — MGHLGTERTLDLVRSRFFWPRMAVDVCNKLKSCERCIRRKAQPEKAAPLVNIKTSRPLELVCMDFLSIEPDRSNTKNVLVITDHFTKYAVAVPTPNQRAKTVAKALWENYLVHYGMPERLHSDQGTDFESHTIKELCQITGIQKIRTTPYHPRGNPVERFNRTLLNMLGTLQEEDKTHWKDFVKPLVHAYNCTRNDVTGYSPYELMFGRQPRLPVDLAFGLPVSEKPSTSHSQYVEKLKSHLKESYKIATENAEKVMWKNKLRFDKQVTAAELSVGDRVLVRNVKLRGKHKLADRWESDVYIIQKKAGTLPVYTVKPEGKDRPIRTLHRDLLLPCGYLSPASKPEQTKPTTAIAPETSENVDLLDPENEELFLFDLPDFSSSYVTRVTTEVDLPAPASTVAPLPVDPPGQHPQSSLEEEVGEEKEVESGPEPIAELDMEQTAEDGTDSDDSEPLVENPSSQSGPVSPHPESASSPGQSSMLSDSSSAKLSSPDPEPPVRRSTRTRQPPTRLQYSTLGHPLLQSIQTLFQGLSTIFTSALELDETSVTSTSCDSVVCHQPVTCTRPYMSLGGEPVTHN, encoded by the coding sequence ATGGGCCATTTGGGCACAGAAAGGACTCTGGACCTCGTCAGATCACGGTTCTTCTGGCCACGAATGGCAGTTGATGTCTGCAACAAACTCAAGAGCTGTGAGAGATGCATCCGAAGAAAAGCACAACCTGAGAAAGCTGCACCACTTGTTAACATTAAAACCTCAAGACCACTCGAACTTGTCTGCATGGACTTTCTCTCAATAGAACCAGACCGAAGCAACACCAAAAATGTTCTAGTGATAACTGatcatttcacaaaatatgcTGTTGCAGTGCCAACCCCAAACCAAAGAGCCAAAACCGTAGCAAAAGCGCTATGGGAGAATTACCTTGTCCATTATGGAATGCCAGAGCGTCTCCATAGTGACCAAGGGACTGATTTTGAATCTCATACTATCAAAGAGCTCTGTCAGATCACAGGAATCCAAAAGATTAGGACCACACCTTACCATCCCCGTGGTAATCCTGTGGAGCGATTCAACCGAACACTCTTAAACATGTTGGGTACGCTGCAAGAAGAAGATAAAACTCACTGGAAAGATTTTGTGAAGCCATTGGTACACGCTTACAATTGTACCCGAAATGATGTCACTGGATACTCCCCATATGAATTGATGTTTGGTCGGCAACCCCGCCTTCCTGTTGACTTAGCTTTTGGACTGCCTGTGTCTGAAAAACCATCTACATCTCATTCACAGTATGTTGAAAAGCTCAAGTCACATCTCAAAGAAAGTTATAAGATTGCAACTGAAAACGCTGAGAAAGTCATGTGGAAGAACAAACTCAGATTTGACAAGCAAGTCACAGCTGCAGAACTCTCAGTTGGAGATAGAGTTCTGGTTAGAAACGTCAAACTACGAGGCAAGCACAAGCTCGCAGACCGGTGGGAATCAGACGTGTATATTATTCAGAAGAAAGCCGGCACTCTTCCAGTATACACAGTCAAACCAGAAGGCAAAGATCGTCCCATCAGGACCCTCCACCGAGACCTGCTGTTGCCTTGTGGCTACCTGTCCCCAGCCTCTAAACCAGAACAGACAAAGCCAACAACAGCCATTGCACCTGAGACTTCAGAAAATGTAGATCTTTTAGACCCTGAAAATgaagaattgtttttatttgacttacCTGATTTCTCCAGCTCCTATGTCACCAGAGTTACAACTGAGGTTGACTTACCTGCTCCTGCATCTACTGTCGCTCCTCTGCCTGTGGATCCGCCTGGCCAGCATCCCCAGAGCTCTTTGGAAGAAGAGGTTGGTGAGGAAAAGGAAGTGGAGTCTGGACCTGAACCTATTGCTGAACTGGACATGGAACAAACGGCTGAAGATGGAACAGATTCTGATGACTCAGAGCCTCTTGTGGAAAATCCCTCCTCTCAATCAGGACCTGTCTCTCCTCACCCAGAATCTGCATCCTCTCCAGGACAATCCAGCATGTTAAGTGATTCTTCTTCTGCAAAACtctccagcccagatcctgaACCACCTGTCAGACGCTCTACCCGAACACGTCAGCCACCAACTCGTCTGCAGTATTCAACACTTGGTCATCCACTTCTGCAGAGCATCCAGACCCTGTTTCAAGGACTCAGTACAATCTTTACATCTGCTCTGGAACTGGATGAGACCTCTGTGACCTCTACATCATGTGACAGTGTGGTGTGTCACCAGCCGGTTACATGTACGAGGCCGTACATGAGTTTAGGGGGGGAACCTGTAACCCACAATTAG
- the LOC116728149 gene encoding zinc finger CCHC domain-containing protein 18-like, translated as MDFFDQVGINVANSVIISGVTNTQADDEIVNLLRSYGGIKVFSVTACESPFYKNLAVEFINSADLEKLKSLLPYVYPSQVVEDVIFVVKLLSRECPATVTVDTTLPPDYLHELKRISQQSGQSFDDVLRGVFEQISAHLGIAATGGEPDGDDEGDGDEEDIVEILTIERESSQTQPSTLPANQSDQSTTYQQGPQTQPNPTTNVGPRIFLSGNDLNPSGVQRVVVEHIVRRDDVNLQPLSSFRLRTFSGRLPKPQHEADYESWRSQIELLNADPSLAPLHVTRRILEGLLPPAADLVKGLGPGALPATFLQVLDSAYATVEDGEELFAKFLNTLQDHGERPSSYLQRLQLALSTVVKRGGIPATEIDKYLLKQFCRGCWDNSMINKLQLEKKKDQPPPFSELLLTLRTEEDRQLAKEMLMKKHIPSVKHRVSAQAHTTSSCSCSHLSDSGAIEDLRKQMLKLQSQMSALLSKDSNSAKPENQMKKQKPKSGQTSNRPKPWFCFKCGQDGHIAPNCSSQPNSSLVEEKRRQLKHKQQSWDKSKPLN; from the coding sequence ATGGATTTCTTTGATCAAGTTGGTATCAATGTTGCTAATTCTGTCATCATTAGTGGTGTAACGAACACTCAAGCAGATGATGAGATTGTCAATCTTTTACGTAGTTATGGTGGAATTAAGGTTTTTTCTGTTACTGCATGTGAGAGTCCATTTTATAAAAACCTGGCCGTTGAATTCATTAATTCTGCAGATTTGGAAAAGCTAAAATCGCTTTTACCATATGTTTATCCATCTCAGGTTGTAGAAGAtgttatatttgttgttaaattgcTTTCAAGAGAGTGCCCTGCCACAGTCACAGTGGACACGACCTTACCTCCCGATTATCTCCATGAACTGAAACGTATTTCCCAGCAGAGTGGACAATCATTTGATGACGTTTTGAGAGGAGTTTTTGAACAAATAAGTGCTCATTTAGGAATAGCGGCTACCGGAGGGGAGCCTGATGGGGATGATGAAGGGGATGGTGATGAGGAGGATATTGTTGAAATACTTACCATTGAAAGAGAGTCCAGTCAGACTCAGCCATCTACTCTTCCCGCAAACCAATCAGATCAGTCCACCACCTACCAGCAGGGACCACAAACTCAGCCTAATCCAACTACAAATGTGGGGCCGAGAATTTTCCTCTCGGGGAATGATCTGAATCCTTCTGGGGTTCAAAGGGTTGTTGTCGAACACATTGTGCGCAGAGATGATGTAAATCTTCAACCTCTGTCTTCATTTAGACTACGCACCTTTTCAGGAAGACTTCCAAAACCTCAGCATGAGGCAGATTATGAATCCTGGAGGTCTCAAATAGAACTCTTAAATGCAGATCCAAGTCTTGCACCTTTACATGTTACAAGGCGCATTTTGGAAGGTTTACTCCCTCCAGCTGCTGACCTAGTGAAGGGTTTGGGGCCTGGTGCCCTGCCTGCAACATTTTTGCAGGTACTTGATTCTGCATATGCCACTGTTGAGGATGGAGAAGAATTGtttgcaaaatttttaaacACGCTTCAGGACCATGGGGAACGACCATCTTCTTATCTGCAGAGACTCCAGTTGGCTCTCAGCACAGTGGTGAAGCGTGGTGGGATTCCAGCCACTGAAATTgacaaatatttgttaaaacaatttTGTAGAGGTTGCTGGGATAACAGCATGATTAACAAACTTcaactagaaaagaaaaaagaccaaCCACCTCCTTTCTCAGAGCTTTTATTAACACTCAGAACAGAAGAAGACAGACAGTTGGCAAAAGAGATGttaatgaaaaaacatattCCATCAGTCAAGCATCGTGTCAGTGCACAAGCTCACACTACCAGTTCATGTTCATGTAGCCATCTATCAGACTCAGGTGCTATCGAAGACTTAAGGAAGCAAATGTTAAAGCTGCAGAGTCAAATGTCAGCCCTGCTGTCTAAGGACTCTAATTCTGCTAAACcagaaaatcagatgaaaaaacagaaaccaaaatcTGGCCAGACCAGTAATAGGCCAAAGCCCTGGTTCTGTTTCAAGTGTGGACAGGATGGTCACATTGCTCCCAACTGTTCCAGTCAGCCAAATTCCAGCTTAGTTGAAGAAAAACGCCGccagctcaaacacaaacagcagtcCTGGGACAAAAGTAAGCCATTAAACTAG